One Symbiobacterium terraclitae genomic region harbors:
- the cydB gene encoding cytochrome d ubiquinol oxidase subunit II yields MSHEVLQVIWFALWGLLWAIYFGLDGFDLGSGMLAGIFRKDEEQRHLIGALAPIWDGNEVWVITAGGVTFAAFPKLYATMFSSLYVPLFLILFGLMFRAVAIEFYHHMDYDRAWQRIWGWVLSVASLIVALLFGVAFGNIFQGMLLDAQGYHGTILSLLNPYGLLTGVLFVVAFLMNGATWLAHKAPDDGLRAKAHTFAARIWPVVLVVAAGWLVYTPFATNLMGNFLKVPVLFLVPALAVVMLVLTWVYLQKGNHLFSLLAGSLTVGLTVIAGVIGLFPNMFPSKLDPAYSLTAFNSSSSQYTLQFMFIVVLVFLPFVLLYQVWAYKLFGRKGTGSEVEHY; encoded by the coding sequence ATGTCCCACGAAGTGCTGCAGGTGATCTGGTTCGCCCTCTGGGGCCTCCTCTGGGCGATTTACTTCGGGCTCGACGGCTTCGACCTCGGGTCGGGGATGCTGGCGGGCATCTTCCGCAAGGACGAGGAGCAGCGCCACCTGATCGGCGCCCTGGCGCCGATCTGGGACGGCAACGAGGTATGGGTGATCACCGCCGGCGGCGTCACCTTTGCCGCCTTTCCCAAGCTCTACGCGACCATGTTCAGCTCGCTCTACGTGCCCCTGTTCCTCATCCTGTTCGGCCTGATGTTCCGTGCGGTGGCCATCGAGTTCTACCACCACATGGACTATGACCGGGCCTGGCAGCGCATCTGGGGCTGGGTGCTGTCCGTGGCCAGCCTGATCGTGGCCCTGCTCTTCGGCGTGGCCTTCGGCAACATCTTCCAGGGCATGCTGCTGGATGCCCAGGGCTACCACGGCACGATCCTCAGCCTGCTCAACCCGTACGGGCTGCTGACCGGCGTGCTCTTCGTCGTTGCCTTCCTGATGAACGGCGCCACCTGGCTGGCGCACAAGGCGCCCGATGACGGGCTCCGGGCCAAGGCCCACACCTTCGCCGCCCGCATCTGGCCGGTGGTGCTGGTCGTGGCCGCGGGCTGGCTGGTCTACACCCCGTTCGCCACCAACCTGATGGGCAACTTCCTGAAGGTTCCCGTCCTCTTCCTGGTGCCGGCGCTGGCCGTGGTGATGCTGGTGCTCACCTGGGTCTACCTGCAGAAGGGCAACCACCTGTTCTCGCTGCTGGCCGGCTCCCTGACGGTGGGCCTCACGGTGATCGCCGGCGTGATCGGGCTCTTCCCGAACATGTTCCCCTCCAAGCTCGACCCGGCTTACAGCCTGACGGCGTTCAACTCCTCCAGCAGCCAGTACACGCTGCAGTTCATGTTCATCGTCGTACTGGTCTTCCTGCCCTTCGTCCTGCTCTACCAGGTCTGGGCCTACAAGCTCTTCGGCCGCAAGGGCACGGGCAGCGAAGTGGAGCACTACTAG